A genome region from Tolypothrix sp. PCC 7712 includes the following:
- a CDS encoding DUF790 family protein translates to MLPTELLMHRHNGEEIIPKRLKIDDKHINLANELIAYFQAAVGKTQGMLERQLTDFEGDTTDYRVKRGLAYILKSSFCTFEVVSPLEPPMLRERVFALAAKSVPSKEATQLTLNKIADELTHELEREVLPEQVHNGLYADLNENKILTVFDAPTPQDLLHRYNLSQVQGVFYKASQLILNAHRNVPGEYKLLFRYLKLFQLMAYIEGDADHGFTITIDGPTSLFNPSTRYGLAIAKLIPALLHVTRWSLASTLQTRDAYTNTWRTGRFTLNSECGLVTHYSPGKPYDSMLEASFADKWDALKSEWVLEREVDLIPIPGSVMIPDFRLVHPDGRTFLLEIVGYWRPEYLQKKFSQVRRAGRDDLILAISERLNLEKAGVKLNDVPARIIWFKDKLLPKSVLAVMES, encoded by the coding sequence ATGTTGCCCACAGAACTTTTAATGCACCGCCACAACGGGGAAGAAATCATCCCCAAGCGCTTAAAAATTGATGATAAACATATCAATTTAGCTAACGAATTAATCGCCTACTTCCAAGCAGCAGTTGGCAAAACTCAAGGGATGCTAGAACGCCAACTTACAGATTTTGAAGGCGATACCACAGATTACCGCGTCAAACGAGGTTTGGCTTATATTCTTAAAAGCAGTTTTTGCACCTTTGAAGTGGTGAGTCCCCTTGAACCACCCATGTTACGAGAACGGGTATTTGCTTTAGCTGCAAAATCTGTTCCTAGCAAGGAAGCGACTCAACTTACCCTGAATAAAATTGCTGATGAATTAACTCATGAACTTGAGCGAGAAGTTTTACCCGAACAAGTTCATAATGGCTTATATGCTGATTTAAATGAAAATAAAATTTTGACGGTTTTTGATGCACCCACACCCCAAGATTTATTGCATCGCTATAACCTATCACAAGTACAGGGAGTATTTTATAAAGCCAGTCAATTAATATTAAATGCTCATCGCAACGTTCCGGGGGAATATAAGCTGTTATTTCGCTATCTCAAGTTATTTCAACTGATGGCTTATATTGAAGGCGATGCCGATCATGGGTTTACAATTACCATTGACGGCCCTACTAGTTTATTTAATCCTAGTACGCGTTACGGGTTAGCGATCGCTAAACTTATCCCCGCCTTACTCCATGTAACTCGCTGGAGTCTCGCTTCCACCCTGCAAACCCGCGACGCTTACACTAACACTTGGCGCACTGGACGTTTTACCCTCAATTCTGAATGTGGTTTAGTAACACACTACTCCCCAGGTAAACCCTACGATAGTATGCTAGAAGCATCCTTTGCTGATAAATGGGATGCGCTGAAATCGGAGTGGGTATTAGAGCGAGAAGTTGATTTAATTCCGATTCCGGGAAGTGTGATGATTCCCGATTTTCGCCTAGTCCATCCTGATGGACGCACATTCCTATTAGAAATTGTCGGTTATTGGCGACCAGAATATTTACAAAAGAAATTCTCGCAAGTACGACGTGCGGGAAGAGATGATTTAATTTTGGCTATTTCTGAAAGATTGAATTTAGAAAAAGCTGGCGTGAAATTAAATGATGTTCCAGCAAGAATTATTTGGTTTAAAGATAAATTATTACCCAAATCGGTGCTAGCAGTCATGGAATCATAA
- a CDS encoding acetate kinase, giving the protein MKILVLNAGSSSQKSCLYEIKDDFLPKQAPQPLWEGKVNWTKEQGVAEIQVKTATGEVLEESIYADSRQAHVTYMLYTLTRGATKVIGNLSEIDVVGHRVVHGGEDYRKSTVINEDVKKAIAQLATLAPVHNPAAVEGIEAIEQSLGDVKQVAVFDTGFHATIPDAAAIYPGPYEWVEQGIRRYGFHGISHQYCAQRAADILGRDLASLKLINCHLGNGCSLAAIQNGRSIDTTMGFTPLDGLMMGSRSGSIDPGILIYLLRQSNYSAESLDYVLNKSSGLRGISGISSDLPEVIAAIAQGNYRAQLAWDMYVHRLRAGIGSMLASLGGLDVLVFTAGVGEKSPGIRQAVSEGFGFLGLKIDPQKNQQNPVDIDITTPESTIRVLVIHTQEDWAIAQQCWLLLTK; this is encoded by the coding sequence ATGAAAATACTTGTACTGAATGCCGGATCTAGTAGTCAAAAAAGTTGTCTTTATGAAATCAAAGATGATTTTCTCCCCAAACAAGCACCTCAACCGCTTTGGGAAGGTAAAGTCAACTGGACGAAAGAGCAAGGTGTCGCAGAAATTCAGGTGAAAACCGCTACAGGTGAAGTGCTGGAAGAATCAATCTATGCGGACTCGCGACAGGCACATGTCACCTATATGCTTTACACTCTGACTCGCGGTGCTACCAAGGTAATTGGTAATCTGTCAGAAATCGATGTGGTAGGTCATCGTGTAGTACATGGGGGAGAAGATTACCGTAAAAGTACGGTGATTAATGAGGATGTGAAAAAAGCGATCGCCCAACTTGCTACTTTAGCACCTGTACATAATCCGGCGGCTGTGGAAGGTATAGAAGCCATCGAGCAAAGCTTGGGTGATGTGAAGCAGGTGGCAGTATTTGATACTGGATTTCATGCCACTATCCCTGATGCTGCGGCAATCTATCCCGGCCCTTATGAGTGGGTGGAGCAAGGTATCCGCCGCTATGGGTTTCATGGTATCAGTCACCAATACTGCGCTCAACGGGCGGCTGATATCCTGGGACGAGATTTAGCATCGCTGAAATTAATTAATTGTCATTTAGGTAACGGCTGTTCTTTAGCAGCAATTCAAAACGGCCGCAGCATAGATACGACTATGGGCTTTACACCCTTAGATGGGTTAATGATGGGTAGTCGTTCTGGTTCCATCGATCCAGGGATTTTAATTTACCTGCTACGACAATCTAATTATTCTGCCGAAAGTCTTGATTATGTTCTCAATAAATCTTCTGGGTTACGTGGAATTTCTGGTATATCCAGTGATTTGCCAGAAGTAATCGCTGCGATCGCTCAAGGTAATTATCGCGCCCAGTTAGCTTGGGATATGTACGTGCATCGCTTGCGTGCTGGCATTGGTTCTATGCTTGCCAGTTTAGGGGGCTTAGATGTTCTAGTATTTACCGCAGGTGTCGGTGAAAAATCCCCTGGAATTCGTCAAGCTGTTTCCGAAGGCTTTGGGTTTTTAGGGCTGAAAATCGACCCCCAGAAAAATCAACAAAACCCCGTTGATATCGACATCACCACCCCAGAATCAACGATACGGGTCTTAGTCATTCATACTCAAGAAGATTGGGCGATCGCACAACAATGCTGGTTACTTTTAACTAAGTAA
- a CDS encoding DEAD/DEAH box helicase, which produces MARTPTLTFDRGTLILHPPPRGKAWMDYATWDDRVEKFRLPAIQYRSVVEALQAEEVDFLDEAKEFYPLDLVATLEMEPYPHQSEALAAWKLAGRQGVVVLPTAAGKTYLAQMAMQATPRSTLIVVPTLDLMHQWYAHLVAAFPDAEVGLLGGGSKDKTPILIATYDSAAINAESLGNRYGLVIFDECHHLPTDFNRVIAEYAIAPYRLGLSATPERTDGKHADLNILIGREVYRKRAEDLAGKALAEHEIVQIKVKLSQLEREKYNQLIQTRNDFLRDSRISLGSIQGWQMFVQMSARSQTGRRAMLAHREAKEIALGTDGKLRILANLLAKHHPERIIIFTADNATVYRISQELLIPAITHQTPVKERHEILTKFREGAYNTLIASHVLNEGVDVPAAAIAIILSGTGSTREYIQRLGRVLRKGNIANKQAILYEVVAEDTSEERTSARRRGMEKINEPRRREEHKEKKGKKGHLQVVYGTGKERTAKAAEQLEINYSTNRSEDSSDLT; this is translated from the coding sequence ATGGCTCGCACTCCCACACTCACTTTTGATCGCGGTACACTCATACTACATCCACCACCACGGGGTAAAGCCTGGATGGATTATGCCACATGGGATGACCGGGTAGAAAAGTTCCGCTTGCCAGCAATTCAATATCGTTCTGTGGTAGAAGCACTACAAGCCGAAGAGGTTGACTTTCTTGATGAGGCGAAGGAATTTTATCCCTTAGATTTGGTAGCTACTTTGGAAATGGAACCCTATCCCCACCAGAGTGAGGCGTTAGCGGCTTGGAAACTCGCCGGGAGACAAGGGGTAGTCGTGCTACCAACGGCGGCGGGAAAGACTTATTTAGCACAGATGGCGATGCAAGCCACACCCCGCAGCACATTGATTGTGGTACCGACTTTAGATTTGATGCATCAGTGGTATGCTCACTTGGTAGCAGCCTTTCCCGATGCAGAGGTGGGTTTATTGGGTGGTGGTTCTAAAGATAAAACACCAATTTTAATTGCTACCTACGATAGTGCAGCGATTAATGCGGAAAGCTTGGGAAATCGATATGGGTTGGTGATTTTCGATGAATGCCATCATTTACCTACAGATTTTAATCGCGTGATTGCCGAATATGCGATCGCACCTTATCGTTTAGGGTTATCAGCGACTCCCGAACGCACCGATGGTAAACACGCTGATTTAAATATCCTCATTGGTAGAGAAGTATATCGCAAACGCGCTGAAGATTTAGCTGGGAAAGCCTTAGCAGAACATGAAATTGTGCAAATTAAGGTGAAATTATCCCAACTTGAGCGGGAAAAATACAACCAATTAATTCAAACCCGCAACGATTTTTTACGTGACTCGCGGATTTCTCTAGGGAGTATACAGGGTTGGCAAATGTTTGTGCAAATGAGCGCGCGATCGCAAACTGGACGCAGAGCTATGTTAGCACACCGTGAGGCCAAGGAAATCGCCTTGGGGACTGATGGGAAGTTGCGAATTTTAGCTAATTTATTAGCTAAACATCATCCCGAAAGAATTATCATTTTTACTGCTGATAATGCTACCGTTTACCGCATTTCCCAAGAGTTGCTGATTCCGGCAATTACTCATCAAACTCCTGTAAAAGAAAGGCATGAAATTTTAACTAAATTTCGGGAAGGTGCATATAACACCTTAATAGCTTCCCATGTGTTGAACGAGGGTGTTGATGTTCCAGCAGCAGCGATTGCCATTATTTTATCTGGCACTGGTTCAACAAGGGAATATATTCAACGTTTGGGAAGAGTTTTACGTAAGGGAAATATTGCCAATAAACAGGCGATTTTATATGAAGTAGTCGCTGAAGACACGAGTGAAGAAAGAACTTCGGCGCGTCGTAGGGGGATGGAGAAGATTAACGAACCGCGAAGACGCGAAGAACACAAAGAGAAAAAAGGTAAAAAAGGGCATCTGCAAGTTGTCTATGGAACAGGTAAAGAAAGAACTGCTAAAGCTGCGGAACAGTTAGAAATCAATTATTCTACAAATCGCAGCGAAGACTCATCCGATTTAACATAA
- a CDS encoding CHASE domain-containing protein, with product MRSHLSWKSANQLPAWTSYVVLIGTLLLTAGATGLLEITAATQDKLRFQNAVTRTQDNIQSRLDTYITLLRAGSALFAANEKVSLAEFRAFVERLNLEERYPGIQGIGFSKRVSAEELPGLLSDMQKQGVKNFNLRPNYQRNEYHSIIYLEPLDRRNQAAIGYDMYTEAVRRAAMERARDGGTVAASGKVTLVQEIDQHKQAGFLIYIPVYRQGIIPNTIGERQANLLGFVYSPYRADDLLQGIFGGEQPLVNFDIYDGTEIKPNNLLHTSKSNYTVNNSFYHPQFQTTHIIKIAGRNWTIVFQSQPEMDLLSSRNLVPYIGFTGVVISFILFGITRSLNRARNAVETSAIALGVSQAALKESEKRFRRLVESNIFGVACTDFEGNIKYANEYFLRMLGYTIEDMVAGTIHPNHITPAEYLSLDNQAITELRNHGVATPFEKAFIRKDGTRVPILIGSALVQASASEPEEIITFYLDLTIPKQIEAILRQKEEQLSLITNAVPVFISYIDNQQRYRFNNKKYAEWYGVSSSELHGKHIKEVVGEANYQTIRPYIETVLSGKTVTYEVEISPPDGSIRYIHGAYVPHFSPGGTVEGFVALISDITENKQAQKALEESEERFRKLTEKARVIPWQANAQTGNFTYVGPQSEEILGYPTIDWYADNFWQEHIHPDDQEWAVKYCIESSLTLDNYEFEYRMLAADSRVVWIYDIVNVLREEGQPQILHGFMIDITDRKLSEQERERLLAEAEAANRMKDEFLGTLSHELRTPLNAMLGWTQLLKSRRFDENTTARALETIDRNTKSLAQLIEDVLDVSRIIQGKLSLNLQRVELVPVVEAAIETVHPAADAKEIRIECRFDSDIGIVIADVNRLQQVIWNLLSNAVKFTPKGGKVEVQLQRINSRVQIRVSDNGSGIPPEFLPFVFDRFRQADSSSTRSHGGLGLGLAIVRHLVELHGGTVSAESPGIGKGATFIVNLPMKAVAVDHTTSPQREPLINSDDRPNEPQTLNGLRVLVVDDEPDARQLLTTVLSPYGAQVMTAASAAEALAAVPQFHPDVLVSDIGMPKEDGYVLIRQLRGLPPEQGGRIPAVALTAYARSEDRTQALLAGFQLHIPKPVNPAELVAVIANLTGRT from the coding sequence ATGCGATCGCACTTATCATGGAAATCTGCAAATCAGCTTCCGGCTTGGACTTCTTATGTAGTTTTAATAGGAACGCTGTTACTGACTGCGGGAGCAACAGGCTTACTAGAAATCACAGCGGCGACTCAAGATAAGTTGCGGTTTCAAAATGCAGTTACTCGCACTCAAGACAATATTCAAAGTCGTTTAGATACCTATATCACCTTGCTGCGCGCAGGTAGTGCCTTATTTGCAGCGAATGAAAAAGTAAGTCTGGCAGAATTTCGTGCTTTTGTCGAAAGATTGAACTTAGAAGAACGTTATCCGGGAATTCAGGGAATTGGATTTTCAAAGCGAGTTAGCGCAGAAGAATTACCTGGATTACTCAGCGATATGCAAAAGCAGGGAGTGAAGAACTTTAACCTGCGACCGAATTATCAACGCAATGAGTACCACTCCATCATTTACTTAGAACCTCTGGATCGGCGCAATCAAGCCGCCATTGGTTACGATATGTATACCGAAGCCGTGCGACGTGCGGCGATGGAACGCGCTCGAGATGGTGGCACAGTCGCAGCATCTGGTAAGGTGACGTTAGTACAGGAAATCGATCAACACAAGCAAGCTGGCTTTTTAATTTACATTCCAGTTTACCGTCAAGGAATTATACCCAATACAATTGGTGAGCGCCAAGCAAATTTACTCGGCTTTGTTTACAGTCCCTATCGTGCTGATGACTTACTACAAGGGATTTTTGGCGGAGAACAGCCTCTAGTAAATTTTGACATTTATGATGGCACAGAAATTAAGCCAAACAATTTATTACACACCTCTAAAAGTAATTATACGGTTAACAATTCCTTTTACCACCCCCAATTTCAAACCACTCACATAATCAAAATTGCTGGACGTAATTGGACGATAGTTTTCCAGTCTCAGCCAGAGATGGATTTACTATCGTCCAGAAATTTAGTGCCTTATATTGGCTTTACGGGTGTAGTTATTAGTTTTATTTTATTTGGCATTACGCGATCGCTCAATCGGGCGCGTAATGCAGTCGAAACATCAGCCATCGCCTTGGGAGTATCGCAAGCTGCACTCAAAGAAAGCGAAAAGCGCTTTCGGCGGTTAGTAGAATCGAATATTTTTGGTGTTGCTTGCACTGACTTTGAGGGAAACATCAAATACGCCAACGAATATTTCCTCAGAATGCTAGGTTACACCATAGAAGATATGGTTGCTGGTACAATTCACCCCAATCACATTACACCCGCAGAATACCTATCTTTAGATAACCAAGCAATTACAGAACTAAGAAATCATGGAGTAGCAACTCCTTTTGAAAAGGCATTTATCCGTAAAGATGGTACCCGCGTTCCTATTCTCATTGGTAGTGCATTGGTACAAGCATCGGCGAGCGAACCCGAAGAAATTATTACCTTTTATTTAGATTTAACTATTCCCAAACAAATAGAAGCAATATTACGTCAAAAGGAAGAACAATTAAGCTTAATTACTAATGCTGTTCCTGTATTTATTTCTTATATTGATAATCAACAACGCTACCGATTTAATAATAAAAAATATGCAGAATGGTATGGAGTATCAAGCTCAGAACTCCACGGAAAGCATATTAAAGAAGTGGTAGGCGAAGCTAATTACCAGACAATTCGCCCTTATATCGAAACAGTATTATCAGGAAAAACAGTAACCTACGAAGTAGAAATTAGTCCCCCAGATGGTAGCATTCGTTATATTCATGGTGCCTATGTTCCTCATTTTAGCCCCGGTGGAACAGTAGAAGGCTTTGTTGCTTTAATTAGTGATATCACTGAAAATAAACAAGCTCAAAAAGCTTTAGAAGAGAGTGAAGAACGCTTCCGTAAACTCACAGAAAAAGCGCGAGTAATTCCTTGGCAAGCTAATGCTCAAACTGGAAACTTTACTTATGTTGGGCCGCAAAGTGAAGAAATTCTAGGTTATCCTACAATAGATTGGTATGCAGATAATTTTTGGCAAGAACATATTCACCCAGACGATCAAGAATGGGCAGTAAAGTATTGTATAGAATCATCGCTGACATTAGATAATTACGAATTTGAATATAGAATGTTGGCAGCAGATAGCAGAGTTGTTTGGATATATGACATTGTGAATGTGTTGCGGGAAGAAGGTCAACCGCAGATATTACATGGCTTCATGATTGATATTACCGATCGCAAACTCTCAGAGCAAGAACGGGAAAGATTACTAGCTGAAGCCGAAGCCGCCAACCGTATGAAAGACGAGTTTTTAGGGACGCTTTCTCATGAACTGCGTACCCCCCTCAACGCTATGCTAGGCTGGACGCAGCTACTCAAAAGCCGCAGATTTGATGAAAATACTACAGCTCGCGCCTTAGAAACAATTGACCGCAATACCAAATCTCTCGCGCAACTGATTGAAGATGTCTTAGATGTCTCCCGGATTATCCAAGGTAAACTCTCCTTAAATCTACAGCGAGTAGAACTAGTTCCAGTTGTCGAAGCCGCCATCGAGACAGTACATCCAGCCGCCGATGCTAAAGAAATTCGCATCGAATGCAGATTTGACTCAGATATCGGCATTGTGATCGCTGATGTTAACCGCTTACAACAAGTTATCTGGAATTTGCTCTCCAATGCCGTCAAATTTACACCCAAAGGCGGCAAAGTTGAGGTGCAGTTACAAAGAATTAATTCTCGCGTGCAAATTCGCGTCAGCGATAATGGTAGCGGTATTCCCCCAGAATTCCTACCATTCGTATTTGACCGCTTTCGCCAAGCCGACAGTTCCAGCACGCGATCGCATGGCGGTTTGGGATTAGGACTAGCGATCGTCCGTCATCTGGTAGAATTACACGGTGGCACAGTCTCGGCGGAAAGTCCAGGCATTGGTAAAGGTGCAACTTTCATTGTTAATTTACCCATGAAAGCAGTTGCTGTAGACCATACCACCTCACCCCAACGCGAACCCCTCATCAATAGCGATGATCGCCCCAATGAACCACAAACCCTCAATGGTTTACGCGTGTTAGTTGTGGATGATGAGCCAGATGCAAGACAATTACTCACCACCGTTTTATCACCCTATGGTGCCCAAGTCATGACAGCAGCATCAGCTGCTGAGGCCCTAGCTGCTGTGCCCCAATTCCACCCTGATGTCTTAGTAAGCGATATTGGAATGCCCAAAGAAGACGGCTATGTCTTAATTCGCCAACTCCGGGGACTACCTCCAGAACAGGGAGGAAGAATACCCGCCGTTGCACTCACAGCCTACGCCAGGTCAGAAGACCGCACACAAGCCTTATTAGCCGGCTTTCAACTCCACATTCCCAAACCCGTGAATCCCGCAGAATTAGTCGCAGTCATAGCTAATTTGACAGGGAGGACTTAA
- a CDS encoding IS701 family transposase, with the protein MVQPRPAAPTVKFVDEYCQWYKSLFPDVRSFEAFKYLHVGCISDLKRKTLPEIAKIVGLDNQQGLHHFLTTSPWDIEKLRTLRLELILQVLKGRPIILIIDETGDKKKGSKTDYVKRQYIGNLGKTDNGIVAVTVYGVFCGMTFPLLFEVYKPRERLQAGDKYRTKPEIAAILIKKLQSMGFKFNLVLADSLYGESGKNFISVLDELNLNYIVAIRSNHYVEILPRQHIQYLKWQKFQRVFSDLSRENRFIREIIPGKRGELRYWQITTDPENLPDNTTWYVMSKYPDITPREVGNFYGLRTWVEYGLKQSKNELGWSDFRLTHYPDIERWWEIICSAYLMVSLHSEQLFQSPSQRESKFVSHPWWDNGNGWKNILNNLRLIIQPFTLFNLIYPWLTVFPIPQLALGFFKLQSIIYSLTSSIFISLIHPDFYFSSA; encoded by the coding sequence CGAGGCTTTTAAATATCTCCATGTAGGCTGCATTTCTGATCTAAAACGTAAAACATTGCCAGAAATAGCAAAAATCGTAGGATTAGATAACCAGCAAGGGTTGCATCATTTTCTAACTACATCACCTTGGGATATAGAAAAGTTAAGAACCTTAAGGTTAGAGTTAATTTTACAAGTGCTAAAAGGTAGACCAATCATTTTAATTATTGATGAGACAGGGGATAAAAAGAAAGGGAGCAAGACAGATTATGTGAAACGGCAGTATATAGGAAATTTGGGAAAAACAGATAATGGAATTGTGGCAGTGACAGTATATGGTGTTTTCTGTGGGATGACATTTCCATTACTGTTTGAAGTGTATAAACCCAGGGAAAGATTACAGGCAGGAGATAAGTACCGCACTAAACCAGAAATAGCAGCAATACTGATAAAAAAGCTACAATCAATGGGTTTTAAATTCAACTTAGTACTTGCAGATAGCTTATATGGAGAGAGTGGTAAGAATTTCATATCTGTATTAGATGAACTAAACTTGAACTATATAGTAGCGATTCGGTCAAATCATTATGTAGAAATACTTCCACGACAACATATTCAATATTTAAAGTGGCAGAAGTTTCAAAGGGTATTCTCTGACTTGAGTCGGGAAAATCGATTTATTAGAGAAATTATTCCGGGAAAACGTGGAGAACTTAGATATTGGCAAATTACTACAGATCCAGAAAATTTGCCTGATAACACTACTTGGTATGTGATGAGTAAATATCCAGACATTACGCCAAGAGAAGTTGGAAATTTTTACGGTTTAAGAACTTGGGTCGAGTACGGGTTAAAACAAAGTAAGAATGAATTAGGTTGGTCAGATTTTCGCCTGACTCACTACCCAGATATTGAGCGATGGTGGGAAATTATTTGCAGTGCTTATTTAATGGTTAGTCTGCATTCGGAGCAACTGTTTCAGTCTCCATCACAACGAGAGTCAAAATTTGTTTCACATCCTTGGTGGGATAATGGAAATGGCTGGAAGAACATTCTTAACAATCTTCGTTTGATTATTCAACCTTTTACTTTATTTAATCTGATATATCCCTGGTTAACGGTTTTTCCTATTCCTCAATTAGCTTTGGGTTTTTTTAAACTTCAATCTATTATTTATAGCCTCACCAGTTCAATTTTTATATCCCTGATTCACCCTGATTTCTACTTTTCCTCTGCCTAG
- a CDS encoding PD-(D/E)XK nuclease family protein yields MPFDIQLLPKIDAKSLRESGKQYYVDAQGNRLPSVTTILNATKPQADRDRLLNWKARVGTEEASRITTAASRRGTKTHKQIERYLLGENPVCSEASLPYWESIKPVLEKINTIRLVEGSVFHYDLKYSGKVDCIASYQGIPCVCEWKTADKPKGSIERLYEYPLQLAAYIGAANKYYGDFGIEINHALLVVAIPEMVAEVFWLESDTIKSYWQQWEARVSEYWQRQKYWSS; encoded by the coding sequence ATGCCATTTGATATTCAACTGCTACCAAAAATTGATGCCAAATCTTTGCGAGAATCTGGTAAGCAATATTATGTAGATGCTCAAGGAAATCGTTTACCTAGCGTCACGACAATACTTAATGCTACAAAACCTCAAGCAGATCGTGATAGATTACTAAACTGGAAAGCGCGTGTGGGTACAGAAGAAGCAAGCCGCATTACTACGGCTGCTAGTCGCCGGGGAACGAAAACACACAAGCAAATTGAACGCTATCTACTGGGGGAAAATCCTGTTTGTTCGGAAGCTAGTCTTCCTTATTGGGAAAGTATCAAGCCTGTTTTAGAAAAAATCAACACAATTAGACTCGTGGAAGGTTCAGTTTTTCACTACGATTTAAAGTATTCTGGCAAGGTAGATTGTATTGCTAGCTATCAAGGAATACCTTGTGTTTGTGAGTGGAAAACTGCTGATAAACCTAAAGGGTCAATTGAGCGTTTATATGAGTATCCTCTGCAATTGGCAGCATATATAGGAGCAGCTAATAAATATTATGGTGATTTTGGGATTGAGATAAATCATGCGCTTTTGGTTGTGGCGATTCCTGAGATGGTGGCTGAGGTTTTTTGGTTGGAATCAGATACAATTAAATCTTATTGGCAGCAGTGGGAAGCTAGAGTTAGTGAATATTGGCAGCGTCAAAAATATTGGTCTTCTTGA
- the dndC gene encoding DNA phosphorothioation system sulfurtransferase DndC, with amino-acid sequence MATAQQPENKSQQPRTVADLVEDIENLTKEIQDLYCSDQIPWVLGVSWGKDSSATLQLVWNAIALLPQEKRNKQIHVITTDTQVENPIVSAWVRKCLQQLKSAAQAQGMPVEPHLLQPVVQDTFWVNLIGKGYPAPRNQFRWCTQRLKINPANHFIREMVRANGETILVLGTRKAESAKRAATMEKHQMGRVRDRLSPNASLPNSLIYTPIEDWSNNDVWIYLNQYDNPWGNSNKELFSMYRGATADNECPLVVDTSTPSCGDSRFGCWVCTLVNKDKSMEAMIQNDEEKEWMQPLLDIRNELDIKDDREKRDFRRIWGEVQLFERNKDGEISVEPIPGPYTKYWREYWLRKLLAAQTQIRRTAPENMRDITLITLEEMSEIRRIWLEEKHEFDDSLPRIYHEVTGEVFHDPRPGADNSLLGSDEWAVLEEICADDAMHLELMAKLLDTERQFRKMARRVGIYDSLEKCFKTSSRSQKDAVEYARLTRDLKQAVDQGNVEKVKQLTLGDFAVPSEPVEVTTEKAEVTSELSSDKSKTWGDMKFQNKEKKSKRNSK; translated from the coding sequence ATGGCTACAGCACAACAGCCAGAAAATAAAAGCCAGCAACCACGTACCGTTGCAGATTTAGTAGAAGACATAGAGAATCTTACCAAAGAAATCCAAGATTTATATTGCTCAGATCAAATACCTTGGGTGCTAGGAGTCTCCTGGGGAAAAGATTCAAGTGCAACGCTACAGTTAGTCTGGAATGCGATCGCTCTTCTTCCCCAAGAAAAACGAAATAAGCAAATCCATGTAATTACTACAGATACTCAGGTAGAAAATCCTATCGTCTCTGCTTGGGTACGCAAATGTTTACAACAGCTAAAGTCTGCAGCACAAGCACAAGGAATGCCCGTAGAACCGCATTTGCTGCAACCAGTTGTTCAAGACACATTTTGGGTAAACCTGATTGGTAAAGGTTACCCAGCACCGCGTAATCAATTCCGTTGGTGTACCCAAAGATTGAAAATTAATCCAGCCAACCACTTCATCCGTGAGATGGTGCGTGCAAACGGCGAAACTATCCTAGTTTTGGGTACTCGCAAAGCTGAAAGCGCAAAACGTGCGGCGACAATGGAAAAGCATCAAATGGGGAGAGTACGCGATCGCCTCAGCCCCAATGCTAGTTTACCTAACTCTCTGATTTATACGCCGATTGAAGACTGGAGTAATAATGATGTCTGGATTTATCTCAATCAATATGACAATCCTTGGGGAAACAGCAATAAAGAATTATTTAGCATGTATCGAGGGGCAACAGCAGATAATGAATGCCCCCTAGTTGTTGATACTTCTACACCTAGTTGTGGTGATTCTCGCTTTGGTTGCTGGGTTTGCACATTAGTTAATAAAGATAAATCAATGGAGGCGATGATCCAAAATGATGAAGAAAAAGAATGGATGCAGCCTTTATTAGATATTCGCAATGAATTAGATATTAAAGACGATCGCGAGAAAAGAGACTTCCGCCGCATCTGGGGGGAAGTGCAATTATTTGAGCGTAATAAAGATGGGGAAATTTCTGTAGAACCAATACCTGGCCCATATACTAAATATTGGCGTGAGTATTGGCTAAGAAAATTATTAGCAGCGCAAACTCAAATTCGTCGCACAGCACCAGAAAATATGCGTGATATTACCTTAATTACTCTTGAAGAAATGAGTGAAATTAGGCGCATTTGGTTAGAAGAAAAACACGAATTCGATGATAGTTTACCCCGCATTTATCATGAAGTAACTGGTGAAGTCTTCCACGATCCCCGTCCTGGGGCTGATAATAGTTTACTGGGTAGCGATGAATGGGCGGTATTAGAAGAAATCTGTGCAGATGATGCTATGCACTTAGAACTGATGGCGAAATTGTTAGACACAGAGCGTCAGTTTCGCAAGATGGCGCGGCGTGTGGGGATATACGATAGTTTAGAGAAATGTTTTAAGACAAGTTCACGTTCCCAGAAAGATGCAGTTGAATACGCTCGTTTAACTCGTGATTTAAAACAAGCTGTTGATCAGGGCAATGTGGAAAAGGTTAAGCAGCTAACTTTAGGAGATTTTGCAGTTCCATCTGAACCAGTAGAAGTAACTACAGAAAAAGCAGAAGTAACCAGTGAGTTATCTTCTGACAAATCAAAAACTTGGGGAGACATGAAATTTCAGAATAAGGAAAAAAAATCTAAAAGAAATTCTAAATGA